A window of the Candidatus Gorgyraea atricola genome harbors these coding sequences:
- a CDS encoding helix-turn-helix transcriptional regulator, producing the protein MTDKEIRLKIKEYREKHSLTQEELARKLDIPSITISRWERGKNASKIYRKVLKQRGVI; encoded by the coding sequence ATGACAGATAAAGAGATTAGGCTAAAGATAAAAGAATACAGGGAAAAGCATAGTCTTACCCAGGAAGAATTAGCAAGGAAGCTGGATATTCCTAGCATTACAATATCACGATGGGAGCGAGGGAAGAATGCTTCAAAGATCTACAGAAAAGTCCTTAAACAAAGAGGAGTAATATGA
- a CDS encoding excisionase: MTQGDILFVEDIARLFHVTANTIQRKRWRQETGIPLHKIGKKLCGFKHEVEEWAKSR; this comes from the coding sequence ATGACACAGGGCGACATTTTATTTGTGGAAGATATTGCGAGATTATTTCATGTAACAGCTAATACGATTCAGCGGAAGAGATGGAGACAGGAGACCGGCATACCTTTACATAAGATAGGGAAGAAGTTATGCGGATTTAAACATGAAGTAGAGGAGTGGGCTAAATCAAGATGA